A region of Thermococcus barossii DNA encodes the following proteins:
- a CDS encoding AIR synthase family protein: MKLPPGKLRNDVLREVVFSNLGVEDAKVIHGPREGFDSAVLEYDESHYLVVATDPTLGVPEETFGFFAYHFASSDVAVFGARPRWLVLDLLLPPGSGKGFLEKVMRELNAECRRYGSSIIGGHTGAYPSIKEPTGTTTVMGLVRKDELKLPLARPGDRIVLTAKVGIEFAVSAAYFRENELRKFLSSREIARLREHFRSETVVPDALTARPFVRGMHDATEGGLTALHEVADNSGLGFRVYAEKLQLDPLVKRVLDFYGLEPWSVSSTGTLIAITPPGEVDALITELNKNEIGAFEIGEFTEDKERLLIENGEEKEFPVFEGDPYVELYG; the protein is encoded by the coding sequence GTGAAGCTTCCGCCCGGAAAGCTGAGGAATGACGTGCTGAGGGAGGTAGTCTTCTCAAACCTCGGTGTGGAGGATGCGAAGGTGATTCACGGCCCGAGGGAGGGGTTCGACTCGGCGGTGCTCGAGTACGATGAAAGCCACTACCTCGTCGTCGCGACGGACCCAACGCTCGGCGTTCCGGAGGAGACCTTCGGCTTCTTCGCCTACCACTTCGCATCGAGCGACGTTGCCGTCTTCGGGGCGAGGCCAAGGTGGCTCGTCCTTGATCTGCTCCTCCCTCCCGGGAGCGGGAAGGGTTTTCTGGAAAAGGTAATGCGTGAGCTGAACGCGGAGTGCAGGCGCTACGGGAGTTCCATAATAGGAGGCCACACCGGGGCTTATCCGTCGATCAAGGAGCCAACTGGCACAACAACCGTTATGGGGCTGGTGCGGAAGGACGAGTTGAAACTTCCACTCGCGAGGCCCGGCGACAGGATAGTCCTCACGGCCAAAGTCGGCATTGAGTTTGCTGTTTCCGCCGCATATTTCCGTGAAAATGAACTGAGAAAGTTCCTGAGCTCCAGGGAAATAGCAAGGCTCAGGGAGCACTTTAGGTCTGAAACTGTCGTCCCCGACGCCTTAACGGCCAGACCCTTCGTCAGGGGCATGCACGACGCCACCGAAGGGGGTCTAACGGCGCTCCATGAGGTGGCGGATAACTCCGGACTGGGCTTCAGGGTTTACGCCGAGAAGCTCCAGCTCGACCCCCTCGTAAAGAGGGTTCTCGACTTCTACGGCCTTGAGCCGTGGAGCGTCTCCTCCACCGGAACGCTGATAGCGATAACACCGCCCGGGGAGGTTGATGCTTTAATTACAGAATTAAACAAAAATGAAATTGGGGCGTTCGAGATTGGAGAGTTCACCGAGGATAAGGAACGCCTCCTAATCGAAAACGGAGAGGAGAAGGAGTTTCCGGTCTTTGAGGGCGACCCCTACGTGGAGCTGTACGGCTGA
- a CDS encoding DUF4870 domain-containing protein, producing the protein MEEIPPEEPKKTSLGMDENIEGLLAYVLGWLTGIIFLLLEKESDFVRFHAMQSTITFLGLTILSFVLGFIPVIGAILGGLLSIVGLIFWILGMVKAYQGERYKFPFFGDLAEKWVGKVNA; encoded by the coding sequence ATGGAAGAGATTCCACCCGAGGAACCCAAAAAGACTTCGTTGGGTATGGATGAGAACATTGAGGGTTTGCTGGCATATGTGCTCGGATGGCTAACTGGGATAATATTCCTGTTGCTCGAAAAGGAGAGCGACTTCGTCCGTTTCCACGCCATGCAGTCAACGATAACGTTCCTGGGGCTGACGATACTCAGCTTTGTGCTTGGCTTCATACCGGTGATAGGAGCCATCCTGGGGGGCCTGCTCTCGATTGTGGGCCTGATATTCTGGATACTGGGAATGGTCAAAGCCTATCAGGGCGAGCGCTACAAGTTCCCGTTCTTCGGTGACTTGGCAGAAAAGTGGGTCGGTAAGGTCAACGCCTGA
- a CDS encoding 50S ribosomal protein L35ae produces the protein MARGKALVLAYAGTKEHQDNHHMILKPLGIDDRNAASRLIGRRVVWRTPTGRKMYGKILRTHGNRGEVKAYFKPGLPGQALGDYVEIL, from the coding sequence ATGGCCAGGGGAAAGGCTCTCGTCCTTGCCTACGCCGGAACCAAGGAGCACCAAGACAACCACCACATGATTCTGAAGCCCCTCGGCATCGACGACAGGAACGCGGCTTCAAGGCTCATAGGCAGGAGGGTCGTCTGGAGAACCCCTACCGGCAGGAAGATGTACGGCAAAATCCTCAGGACTCATGGCAACAGGGGCGAGGTCAAGGCCTATTTCAAACCTGGCCTGCCCGGACAGGCCCTTGGGGACTACGTCGAAATCCTTTAA
- a CDS encoding type II toxin-antitoxin system VapC family toxin — MKYLLKEEGWETVSEFLRKSGDLVSLEMALIEGANAVWKRYNLYKDISIETAQKILDYLHATKGIILYENPLQYLPEGEKIALEHKITVYDALYIAQALKCGRLATSDEKQGKQRKSSASRCSIFKAPRH, encoded by the coding sequence ATGAAGTATCTCCTGAAAGAAGAGGGGTGGGAGACGGTTTCGGAATTCCTTAGAAAGAGCGGAGATTTGGTCTCGCTGGAAATGGCGCTGATTGAGGGTGCTAATGCCGTGTGGAAAAGGTACAACCTGTACAAGGACATATCCATTGAAACTGCCCAGAAAATACTGGACTATCTCCATGCCACCAAGGGTATAATACTGTACGAAAATCCGCTTCAATATCTCCCTGAGGGGGAGAAAATAGCCTTGGAGCACAAAATCACTGTTTATGACGCCCTCTACATAGCCCAGGCCCTCAAGTGCGGCAGGCTCGCCACCAGCGATGAAAAGCAGGGAAAACAGCGAAAAAGCTCGGCGTCGAGGTGTTCTATCTTTAAAGCGCCGAGACATTGA
- a CDS encoding LSm family protein — MAERPLDVIHRSLDKDVLVLLKRGSEFRGKLIGYDIHLNVVLADAALIQDGEVVKKYGKIVIRGDNVLAISPVEIE, encoded by the coding sequence ATGGCGGAAAGACCACTTGATGTTATTCACAGGTCGCTTGACAAGGACGTGCTCGTGCTCCTGAAGAGGGGTTCCGAGTTCAGGGGTAAGCTCATTGGTTACGACATCCACCTGAACGTCGTCCTCGCCGATGCTGCTCTCATTCAGGACGGCGAGGTCGTTAAGAAGTACGGTAAAATCGTCATCAGGGGAGACAACGTTCTGGCCATTTCCCCTGTCGAGATTGAGTGA
- a CDS encoding 50S ribosomal protein L37e, with amino-acid sequence MGSGTAPKGRRNHTPTHIKCRRCGRRAYNVKKGYCAACGFGRSRRMRKYSWSHKWKKKRNLL; translated from the coding sequence ATGGGAAGCGGGACTGCACCGAAGGGCAGGAGGAACCACACTCCAACTCACATTAAGTGCAGGCGCTGCGGAAGGCGCGCCTACAACGTCAAGAAGGGCTACTGCGCCGCTTGTGGCTTCGGCAGGAGCAGGCGCATGAGGAAGTACAGCTGGTCCCACAAGTGGAAGAAAAAGAGAAACCTCCTCTAA
- the vapB gene encoding type II toxin-antitoxin system VapB family antitoxin: MAVIIIRVPDELKEKMKKYDINWSEEIRRFIEQKIRDEEKAKLLDEIDSFLKSVPTLERGKATKLVRDSRDSN; this comes from the coding sequence GTGGCCGTGATAATCATTCGCGTCCCGGATGAGCTAAAGGAGAAGATGAAGAAGTACGACATCAACTGGAGCGAGGAGATACGGCGGTTCATAGAGCAAAAGATTAGAGATGAAGAAAAGGCAAAATTGCTCGACGAAATTGACTCCTTCCTCAAAAGCGTTCCCACGCTTGAAAGAGGAAAGGCCACAAAGCTTGTGAGGGATTCCCGTGATAGTAATTGA
- a CDS encoding HAD family hydrolase, whose product MVTYLFDFDGTLVDSTEAVEKALRIAIEKTIPAVIESDLYDDYYKALFLFIKGKLTYQYLGVIHELVAQGTIHEYYKLMPRYIKDFPHARRVIRELRARGRRVISFSGEHTYPGGKVIFMKKTDWYDEFDEVITFRGTKDMLKKFQTLREFYPDEPFVWVDDSPSRFTYILDENTLLVQKASPYKSDVALLFERQNFLKIKSLREILEIDEGLSAFAGGDKT is encoded by the coding sequence ATGGTGACGTACCTCTTTGATTTCGATGGAACCCTCGTGGACAGCACAGAGGCAGTTGAAAAGGCCCTTCGAATAGCCATCGAAAAGACCATCCCTGCTGTGATAGAGAGCGACCTCTACGATGACTACTACAAGGCCCTCTTTCTCTTCATCAAGGGGAAGCTCACATACCAGTATCTCGGCGTCATCCACGAGCTCGTTGCCCAGGGCACGATACACGAGTACTACAAACTCATGCCGAGATACATCAAGGACTTTCCCCACGCGAGGAGAGTTATTAGGGAGCTCAGGGCTCGGGGACGGCGCGTCATAAGCTTCTCCGGCGAGCACACTTATCCCGGCGGGAAGGTAATCTTCATGAAGAAGACGGACTGGTACGACGAGTTCGATGAAGTGATAACATTCAGGGGCACAAAGGACATGCTCAAGAAGTTCCAGACCCTGAGGGAATTTTATCCGGATGAGCCCTTTGTCTGGGTGGACGACAGTCCGAGCAGGTTCACCTACATCCTCGACGAAAACACCCTCCTCGTCCAGAAAGCATCTCCATACAAGAGCGACGTCGCGCTCCTGTTCGAGAGACAGAATTTCCTCAAAATCAAGTCTCTCAGAGAGATTCTGGAGATAGACGAGGGACTCTCGGCGTTCGCCGGAGGGGATAAAACTTAA
- a CDS encoding FeoA family protein has translation MIVPLNSMRPGERGVVVNILGGPNARGKLVSMGLSPGATVQVLESHPMGPIIISVGGVRFAIGRGMASKVMVRKL, from the coding sequence ATGATTGTACCTTTAAACAGCATGAGGCCCGGCGAGAGAGGGGTTGTGGTTAACATCCTGGGAGGTCCCAATGCCCGTGGAAAGCTTGTCTCGATGGGACTTAGCCCTGGTGCCACCGTTCAGGTGCTTGAGTCCCATCCTATGGGCCCTATAATAATCTCCGTCGGCGGCGTGAGGTTCGCCATAGGGAGGGGAATGGCCAGCAAAGTCATGGTAAGAAAGCTGTGA
- a CDS encoding tRNA (guanine(10)-N(2))-dimethyltransferase gives MELMEVREGSARILVPKAERIYDAPVFYNPVMALNRDISVLAVSVLKPGRVLDALSATGIRGIRYALETPAGEVWLNDISEDAFRLILENARRNLGVEGEMLGERRFVFRGEKTVVANHDDANRLMAEKFRYFDFLDLDPFGSPVEFLDTALRSVKRRGVLAVTATDTGVLCGAYRQACRRKYLAEPIRGELCHEAGLRILIGTVVRYAAKYDLGVEVLLAYYRDHYFRAFLRLRSGAKKADRSVSMLGYLRQEASGRFEYETGFLPERLPSHGPLWLGPLKEQRFVEETLKLAEKKALAHKKTLPFLEVLAKELDLPFHYDTHALARRNGLQVGKLADVIEALREIGYRATRTHFSPTAIKTDAPFDAVLEAMKPLK, from the coding sequence ATGGAACTGATGGAAGTTCGCGAGGGATCCGCGAGAATACTTGTCCCAAAGGCTGAGAGGATATACGACGCCCCGGTCTTTTACAACCCCGTGATGGCGCTCAACAGGGACATAAGTGTCCTAGCTGTTAGCGTGCTCAAGCCCGGAAGGGTTCTCGACGCCCTCTCCGCGACGGGGATAAGGGGCATTCGTTACGCCCTTGAGACCCCAGCGGGGGAGGTCTGGCTGAACGACATAAGCGAAGATGCATTCCGCCTGATTCTGGAAAACGCCAGGAGGAACCTCGGCGTTGAGGGCGAGATGCTCGGTGAGAGGAGGTTCGTCTTTCGCGGCGAGAAAACGGTGGTGGCCAACCACGACGATGCCAACAGGCTGATGGCCGAGAAGTTCCGCTACTTCGACTTTCTGGACTTGGACCCCTTCGGTTCGCCGGTTGAGTTCCTCGACACAGCCTTGAGGAGCGTGAAAAGGCGGGGGGTTCTGGCAGTAACAGCTACAGACACAGGCGTCCTATGCGGCGCCTACAGGCAGGCCTGCAGGAGGAAGTACCTCGCCGAGCCGATAAGGGGCGAGCTCTGCCATGAGGCCGGGCTGAGGATTCTCATAGGGACGGTCGTCAGATACGCGGCGAAGTACGACCTCGGCGTCGAGGTTCTCCTCGCATATTACCGCGACCACTACTTCAGAGCGTTTTTAAGGCTCAGGAGCGGTGCGAAAAAGGCTGACAGGAGCGTTTCCATGCTTGGCTACCTCAGGCAGGAAGCCAGCGGACGCTTCGAGTACGAGACGGGTTTTCTCCCGGAGAGGTTACCCTCACACGGCCCCCTCTGGCTCGGTCCCCTCAAGGAGCAGAGATTCGTGGAGGAGACGCTGAAGCTGGCGGAGAAAAAAGCCCTCGCCCACAAAAAGACCCTCCCGTTTCTCGAAGTCCTCGCCAAAGAACTCGACCTCCCCTTCCACTACGACACGCACGCCCTCGCGAGGAGGAACGGCCTTCAGGTCGGGAAGCTCGCCGATGTGATCGAGGCCCTCCGTGAAATCGGCTACCGTGCGACGAGGACGCACTTCTCCCCCACTGCAATAAAAACGGACGCACCCTTTGATGCTGTGCTTGAGGCCATGAAGCCCCTGAAGTAG
- a CDS encoding MATE family efflux transporter, with amino-acid sequence MIHLNEDQRRLWKLAWPAIMGNISQTLLNLVDMMMVGQLGALAVAAVGLGGQVSWFMMPIMAAVATGTLALVARFVGAKDDANATLALEQSLYLAFLLGIPVMFFGWFLGDDILRIMGAKPDVVALGYEYIKVVFAFYPIRFAGFTAFAALRGAGDTRTPMKLGILMNVINATFDYLLIFGKLGFPELGPVGAAWASGLGITVSFLIGLYLLWSGKLVLRFKPSWSFHLDMAKRILRIGVPTMVERGIFSFYNLLYMSIVTRFGTLALAAHQIGLRVESIAYMPAFGFNVATSALVGQSLGEGNPEKAERTVYEALKMVGLFMGFMAVILIVFPRYLVMPFISPNDPNYGEVLRLASIYLIIVGISEIPLGWLFVLGGALRGAGDTKTPMYITATSKLLFRIVPAYLLGFGFTIGPIHFEGLGVIAAWIAMSLETFTTAALFWWAFKRGRWKYVKV; translated from the coding sequence ATGATACACCTCAACGAAGACCAGCGAAGGCTCTGGAAGCTCGCCTGGCCGGCAATCATGGGCAACATATCCCAGACCCTTCTCAACCTAGTTGACATGATGATGGTCGGTCAGCTCGGTGCCCTGGCGGTGGCCGCAGTGGGCCTTGGGGGGCAGGTGAGCTGGTTCATGATGCCTATAATGGCCGCCGTGGCTACCGGAACCCTCGCGCTGGTGGCCAGGTTCGTTGGGGCCAAAGACGATGCCAACGCGACCCTTGCACTGGAACAGAGCCTCTACCTTGCTTTCCTCCTGGGAATTCCCGTCATGTTCTTCGGATGGTTCTTGGGCGATGACATCCTCCGGATAATGGGGGCCAAACCGGACGTGGTTGCCCTCGGCTACGAGTACATCAAAGTGGTCTTCGCCTTCTACCCGATACGGTTTGCCGGCTTCACGGCCTTTGCCGCTCTCAGGGGGGCGGGGGACACAAGAACGCCCATGAAGCTCGGCATCTTGATGAACGTCATCAACGCGACCTTTGACTACCTCCTCATCTTTGGAAAACTGGGCTTCCCCGAGCTCGGCCCGGTCGGTGCCGCCTGGGCCTCGGGGCTGGGTATAACGGTCTCTTTTCTCATCGGCCTCTATCTCCTCTGGAGCGGCAAGCTCGTGCTCCGGTTTAAACCCAGCTGGTCGTTCCACCTAGACATGGCGAAGCGTATTCTGCGCATAGGCGTCCCCACGATGGTCGAGCGCGGTATATTCAGCTTCTACAACCTGCTGTACATGAGCATAGTCACCCGCTTCGGAACCCTTGCACTGGCGGCCCATCAGATAGGACTGCGCGTCGAGAGCATCGCGTACATGCCAGCGTTTGGCTTTAACGTCGCAACATCTGCCCTGGTTGGCCAGAGTCTCGGGGAGGGAAACCCTGAGAAGGCCGAGCGCACCGTTTATGAGGCCCTTAAGATGGTAGGTCTTTTCATGGGGTTCATGGCGGTTATCCTGATAGTCTTCCCGCGCTACCTCGTCATGCCGTTCATAAGCCCGAACGACCCCAACTACGGCGAGGTCCTCCGTCTGGCGAGCATATACCTGATAATCGTTGGAATAAGTGAGATACCCCTCGGCTGGCTCTTCGTCCTCGGAGGTGCGCTGAGGGGAGCTGGCGATACAAAGACCCCGATGTACATCACCGCCACCAGCAAGCTCCTCTTCCGCATAGTTCCCGCTTACCTGCTCGGCTTTGGCTTCACGATAGGCCCGATACACTTCGAGGGCCTCGGAGTAATAGCGGCGTGGATAGCGATGAGCCTCGAAACCTTCACCACCGCGGCCCTCTTCTGGTGGGCGTTCAAGAGGGGCAGGTGGAAGTACGTGAAGGTGTGA
- a CDS encoding DUF7411 family protein codes for MISEAVREVREFSKRTGVDKKRILVLFSGGKDSSLALYLLKRAGLDVSALTFFHRWSWRETLNWAMGFTKKLGVKHYLVDITDGLIREATGRKGPVCINCKKVMLWNAKWFALNNGFEVLAKGDNANDKIIGALLDQCKGDIRLCDIPRIGIPFFRPLIRYTAEEVEKLAEEAGIRPYRMYEHARRRQWREGCPLQYIDREEIVTEELMDLAFKVNYEVSKIARAKKVRVSVRVPSFEVMCWDCNEETLGEIKRIVPRFGGKEGEASARKAEE; via the coding sequence ATGATATCGGAAGCGGTCAGGGAAGTCAGGGAATTCTCGAAACGCACCGGTGTAGATAAAAAACGAATCCTTGTCCTCTTTTCGGGTGGAAAGGACTCGAGCCTGGCCCTCTACCTTCTGAAAAGGGCGGGACTTGATGTATCGGCGCTCACCTTCTTTCACCGCTGGAGCTGGAGGGAAACCCTAAACTGGGCGATGGGCTTTACAAAAAAACTCGGCGTCAAGCACTACCTTGTGGACATAACGGATGGCCTCATTCGCGAGGCAACCGGGAGGAAGGGGCCGGTGTGCATCAACTGCAAGAAGGTGATGCTCTGGAACGCCAAGTGGTTCGCCCTCAACAACGGCTTTGAGGTCCTAGCTAAAGGCGACAACGCCAACGATAAAATCATCGGGGCCCTGCTGGACCAGTGCAAAGGCGATATAAGGCTCTGCGACATACCGAGGATTGGGATTCCCTTCTTCAGGCCCCTGATAAGGTACACCGCCGAGGAGGTGGAAAAGCTCGCCGAGGAGGCTGGGATAAGGCCCTATCGCATGTATGAACACGCGAGGAGGAGGCAGTGGCGCGAGGGCTGTCCGCTCCAGTACATCGACCGCGAGGAGATTGTAACTGAGGAGCTCATGGATCTCGCCTTTAAGGTGAACTACGAGGTGAGCAAAATCGCCAGGGCAAAAAAGGTTCGCGTGAGTGTAAGGGTTCCGAGCTTCGAGGTGATGTGCTGGGATTGCAATGAGGAAACCCTCGGAGAGATAAAGAGGATTGTCCCAAGGTTCGGAGGGAAGGAAGGTGAAGCTTCCGCCCGGAAAGCTGAGGAATGA
- a CDS encoding VIT1/CCC1 transporter family protein, protein MDEMIRLARDFYRDEYADSVLYAQLAKIEKDEEIRKEFLRLSNIESKHAKFWHDFIKRHGGEVPKPSVKRLTIFSVKLLRKLLGPGSVASLLEMGENSAIQKYFKYLTTYADRFSEEEMEEIKEVILDELEHEKFFYESKERFHVENTRDLVLGMNDGLVEILGAVTGLSAVYPNNPQLVGISGLIVGVAGALSMAIGTFVSVRSQRQIKESIRDRMEVLFRVSPERAAEELVEKLVEGGMPEEVAREVAGELADNSEAIMQLLLPEAEENEIRAAIYTGLAYLLGVVFPVTPYFLASSSLTALPFSILLAGSVLAVVATLISLLSGISIRKKVAEMVATGLGAAFLSYLFGRLMEALFNVSAL, encoded by the coding sequence ATGGACGAGATGATAAGGCTCGCAAGGGACTTTTACAGGGATGAGTACGCTGACTCGGTTCTCTACGCCCAGCTGGCGAAGATAGAGAAGGACGAGGAGATAAGGAAGGAATTTCTGAGGCTCTCGAACATAGAATCAAAGCACGCCAAGTTCTGGCACGACTTCATAAAGCGACACGGCGGTGAGGTTCCAAAACCTTCCGTAAAGAGGCTGACCATCTTCTCAGTCAAGCTCCTGAGAAAGCTCCTCGGCCCCGGCTCGGTAGCTTCTCTCCTTGAGATGGGCGAGAACAGTGCAATTCAGAAGTACTTCAAGTATCTCACCACCTACGCCGACAGGTTCAGCGAGGAAGAGATGGAGGAGATCAAAGAGGTTATCCTCGACGAGCTGGAGCACGAGAAGTTCTTCTACGAGAGCAAGGAGCGCTTCCACGTCGAGAACACCCGCGACCTGGTTCTGGGCATGAACGACGGTCTCGTTGAGATACTCGGTGCCGTCACCGGTCTCTCCGCGGTTTACCCGAACAACCCCCAGCTCGTTGGAATAAGCGGCCTGATCGTCGGTGTTGCCGGCGCGCTCTCGATGGCCATAGGAACATTCGTTTCAGTCCGCTCCCAGAGGCAGATTAAGGAATCCATCCGCGATAGGATGGAGGTTCTCTTCAGGGTCTCCCCAGAGAGGGCCGCTGAAGAGCTGGTGGAGAAGCTCGTCGAAGGTGGAATGCCTGAGGAGGTCGCGAGGGAGGTCGCCGGTGAACTGGCAGACAACAGCGAGGCAATAATGCAGCTCCTCCTTCCCGAGGCGGAAGAGAACGAGATAAGGGCGGCCATCTACACCGGTCTTGCTTATCTTCTCGGCGTGGTCTTTCCGGTTACGCCCTACTTCCTCGCCTCCAGCTCGCTAACCGCGCTTCCGTTCTCTATACTCCTCGCCGGCTCCGTACTGGCGGTGGTGGCGACGCTGATATCGCTTCTCTCGGGAATCTCCATCAGGAAGAAGGTCGCGGAGATGGTGGCGACCGGCCTCGGGGCGGCGTTCCTGAGCTACCTCTTCGGCCGGCTTATGGAGGCCCTCTTCAATGTCTCGGCGCTTTAA
- the pepQ gene encoding Xaa-Pro dipeptidase PepQ encodes MRIERLKGFIAEKELDGVVITSKPNLFYFTGSSPVLGGSLLVTPDDVIFLVPELEYEEAKETSRVPVDKFKKGSELYEKLREFGLRRLGIEGKTSYSAVQAYREKLGVEDFVVIDDVIRELRIVKTPEEIEVIKAACEIADMAMMAALEEISEGRREREIAAKMEYVMKMNGAEKPAFDTIIASGWRSALPHGIASDKRIEKGDLVVIDEGALYRHYHSDMTRTIVVGSPNGKQRDIYEAVLEAQKKGVETARPGMTAKELDTIVRDVIKEYGYGDYFIHSTGHGVGLEIHEWPRVSQLDETELKPGMVITIEPGIYIPKLGGVRIEDTILITENGAVRLTRTERELI; translated from the coding sequence ATGAGGATTGAAAGGCTCAAAGGGTTCATAGCCGAGAAAGAGCTCGACGGTGTTGTAATCACATCAAAGCCGAATCTCTTTTACTTCACGGGAAGCTCGCCAGTCCTCGGGGGTTCGCTGCTTGTAACTCCTGACGACGTCATTTTCCTCGTCCCCGAGCTGGAATACGAGGAGGCGAAAGAAACCTCCCGCGTTCCCGTTGATAAATTCAAGAAGGGAAGCGAGCTGTACGAGAAGCTCAGGGAGTTCGGCCTCCGGCGTCTCGGAATAGAGGGTAAGACAAGCTATTCCGCGGTTCAGGCTTACCGGGAAAAGCTCGGAGTTGAAGACTTCGTTGTGATTGACGACGTCATCAGGGAACTCAGGATTGTGAAAACTCCCGAGGAAATCGAGGTTATAAAGGCGGCCTGCGAGATAGCCGATATGGCAATGATGGCCGCTCTGGAGGAGATCAGCGAGGGCAGACGCGAGAGGGAGATAGCGGCGAAGATGGAGTACGTCATGAAAATGAACGGTGCGGAAAAGCCGGCCTTCGACACGATAATAGCCAGCGGCTGGCGCTCCGCGCTGCCACACGGCATCGCCAGCGACAAGAGGATAGAGAAGGGTGACCTAGTGGTTATCGACGAGGGAGCGCTCTACAGGCACTACCACTCCGACATGACCAGAACCATCGTTGTCGGTTCTCCCAACGGGAAGCAGAGGGACATCTATGAGGCCGTCCTTGAGGCCCAGAAGAAGGGAGTTGAGACAGCCAGACCGGGAATGACTGCAAAGGAGCTGGACACCATCGTCAGAGACGTCATCAAGGAGTACGGTTACGGCGACTACTTCATCCACTCCACCGGGCACGGCGTCGGCCTGGAGATTCACGAGTGGCCGCGCGTGAGCCAGCTCGACGAGACCGAGCTCAAGCCGGGAATGGTGATAACGATCGAGCCGGGCATCTACATCCCCAAGCTTGGCGGTGTCAGGATAGAGGACACCATCCTCATCACAGAAAACGGCGCAGTAAGGCTCACCAGGACCGAGAGGGAGCTGATTTAG
- a CDS encoding mRNA surveillance protein pelota, protein MQIIHQDVKEGKVKLKAETLDDLWHLYHIINPGDIVYAKTLRKQAQRSDSLRAEKVEVIPVFLGVRAEKINFHKFANQVRVTGPIVYASRDDVPIGKYHTIAIEEGTVVTIQKPRWKEHHIERLKEAVEASKRARVMIVVIDDGEADMAIIREYGVEILKGIRYNLGGKRYATNRESEEKRFFHDVAKSMEEIISREGIERAIVAGPGFVKEDFYKFLRENYPELAKRVVIEDTSVTGRTGIYEVIRRGTVDKVYYENRVAKEVQLVEKVLENIARNNGLAAYGLREVEEAVNYGAVETLLVLDELLKGENREKIEELMEAVRYSRGEVVVVSSEHEGGEKLKALGGLAALLRFRVK, encoded by the coding sequence GTGCAGATAATCCACCAGGACGTCAAGGAGGGCAAGGTGAAGCTCAAGGCCGAAACCCTCGACGACCTCTGGCACCTCTACCACATCATAAACCCGGGCGATATCGTTTACGCCAAAACGCTCCGAAAACAGGCCCAGAGGAGCGATTCCCTGAGGGCCGAGAAGGTGGAGGTCATTCCCGTCTTCCTTGGGGTTAGGGCCGAGAAGATAAACTTTCACAAGTTTGCCAACCAGGTCCGCGTTACCGGGCCGATAGTCTACGCCAGCAGGGACGACGTTCCCATCGGCAAGTACCACACGATAGCGATTGAAGAAGGCACAGTCGTAACGATCCAGAAGCCCCGCTGGAAGGAGCACCACATCGAAAGGCTAAAGGAAGCCGTGGAGGCTTCTAAGAGAGCGCGCGTGATGATAGTCGTCATAGACGACGGCGAGGCCGACATGGCGATAATCCGCGAGTACGGCGTCGAGATACTCAAGGGGATACGCTACAACCTCGGCGGGAAGCGCTACGCCACCAACCGCGAGAGCGAGGAGAAGAGGTTCTTCCACGACGTGGCGAAGAGCATGGAGGAGATAATCAGCCGGGAAGGCATAGAGCGGGCCATAGTTGCAGGCCCCGGCTTCGTCAAGGAGGACTTCTACAAGTTCCTGCGCGAGAACTACCCCGAACTGGCCAAGAGGGTGGTCATCGAAGATACGAGCGTTACCGGAAGGACGGGCATCTACGAGGTCATAAGGCGAGGGACCGTCGATAAGGTCTACTACGAGAACAGGGTTGCGAAGGAGGTTCAGCTCGTCGAGAAGGTGCTGGAGAACATAGCGAGGAACAACGGTTTGGCTGCCTACGGTCTCAGGGAGGTGGAGGAGGCCGTCAATTACGGCGCGGTTGAGACGCTCCTGGTTCTCGACGAACTGCTCAAGGGCGAGAACAGGGAGAAGATCGAGGAGCTGATGGAGGCCGTCCGCTACTCCCGCGGCGAGGTGGTCGTGGTGAGCTCGGAGCACGAGGGTGGGGAGAAGCTAAAAGCGTTGGGCGGCCTGGCGGCGCTGCTGAGGTTCAGGGTGAAGTGA